The following proteins are encoded in a genomic region of Kosakonia oryzae:
- a CDS encoding type VI secretion system Vgr family protein — translation MSNRITVQLPVEGLLFWKFSGREALSEAFAFNLQLLGTDARMNRSQLLGKAVTVTVPTQSLSGSRYFNGKITRVAVSAVELSGTRYAVYQLTVEPDLWPMKRDRNLRIFQGQTVPQIVKTLLGEYQVNLEDKLSGSYRVWEYCVQYQESSFDFISRLMELEGIAYHFKHEADKHTLVLTDAATQHQPFSGYEIIPYHQTPSGGSTDEEGISQWALEDSVTPGIYSLDDYDFRKPNAWLFQARQNPSSPQPGSIDVYDWPGRFVEHGHGEFYARIRQERWQVEHQQIEGTATAIGIVPGSTFQLTNAAFFNDNGEYLVTAAHYNFEENRYASGADSQTVHRIDFSVIPSSVVFRPAQQTAWPRTYGPQTARVVGPQGESIWTDKYGRVKVKFHWDRLAKGDDTSSCWVRVSSAWAGQGFGGVQIPRVGDEVVIDFINGDPDRPIITGRVYNEASMPPWALPAAATQMGFLSRSKDGSVDNANALRFEDKAGEEQVWIQAERNLDTNVKNDETHTVGGSQTVNVTRDYTGAVAGSHTQATQLAHEQLVGGGFTQKVQGALVQASDSGIMLVAGKSVLTLGANGTVSLQCLNFSIDALSNGEINTGGTLDLNITRPESLPTVEPTPEQIQAAVKAAFNQGTDK, via the coding sequence ATGAGCAATCGTATTACTGTTCAGTTACCCGTCGAAGGACTGCTTTTCTGGAAATTTTCAGGTCGTGAGGCGTTATCCGAAGCGTTTGCATTCAACCTGCAACTGCTGGGCACCGACGCGCGCATGAATCGCAGCCAGTTGCTCGGCAAAGCGGTCACCGTTACCGTGCCCACGCAATCGCTTTCCGGCTCCCGCTACTTCAACGGCAAAATCACCCGCGTGGCAGTCAGCGCGGTGGAACTGAGCGGGACACGCTACGCTGTCTATCAGCTTACCGTCGAGCCGGATCTGTGGCCAATGAAACGCGACCGCAACCTGCGCATCTTCCAGGGGCAGACGGTGCCGCAAATCGTCAAAACCCTGCTTGGCGAATACCAGGTCAATCTGGAAGATAAGCTGAGCGGCAGTTACCGCGTCTGGGAATATTGCGTGCAGTACCAGGAGAGCAGCTTCGATTTCATCAGCCGCCTGATGGAGCTGGAAGGGATTGCTTACCACTTTAAGCATGAAGCAGACAAACACACGTTGGTGCTGACCGACGCCGCCACGCAACATCAACCGTTCAGCGGCTATGAAATCATTCCCTATCACCAGACGCCGTCCGGCGGCAGCACGGATGAAGAGGGCATCAGCCAGTGGGCGCTGGAAGATAGCGTCACGCCGGGCATCTACAGCCTTGATGATTATGATTTCCGCAAGCCTAACGCATGGTTGTTCCAGGCACGGCAGAACCCTTCATCGCCGCAGCCGGGCAGCATTGACGTATACGACTGGCCGGGGCGTTTTGTCGAGCATGGCCACGGCGAATTTTATGCCCGCATCCGTCAGGAGCGCTGGCAGGTCGAACATCAGCAAATCGAAGGCACCGCCACGGCGATCGGTATCGTGCCAGGCAGCACTTTCCAGTTGACCAATGCCGCGTTTTTCAATGATAACGGCGAATATCTGGTGACCGCCGCGCATTACAACTTCGAAGAGAACCGCTATGCCAGCGGTGCAGATAGCCAGACGGTGCACCGCATTGATTTCAGCGTCATTCCCTCCTCGGTGGTCTTCCGCCCCGCACAGCAAACCGCCTGGCCGCGAACGTATGGCCCGCAAACTGCGCGCGTCGTCGGTCCGCAGGGCGAAAGCATCTGGACGGACAAATATGGCCGGGTGAAGGTGAAGTTTCACTGGGATCGGCTGGCGAAGGGCGACGACACCAGCTCCTGCTGGGTGCGCGTCTCCAGCGCCTGGGCGGGCCAGGGCTTTGGCGGCGTACAAATTCCACGCGTCGGCGACGAAGTGGTGATCGACTTCATCAACGGCGATCCGGACCGGCCGATTATCACCGGGCGCGTCTATAACGAAGCCAGCATGCCGCCGTGGGCGCTGCCTGCTGCTGCGACGCAAATGGGCTTCCTCAGCCGTTCGAAAGATGGCTCAGTCGATAACGCCAACGCCCTGCGCTTTGAAGATAAAGCCGGGGAGGAGCAGGTGTGGATCCAGGCCGAGCGCAATCTTGATACCAACGTGAAAAACGACGAAACGCATACCGTTGGCGGCTCGCAGACCGTAAACGTGACGCGGGATTACACCGGCGCAGTGGCGGGATCGCATACCCAGGCCACGCAACTGGCGCATGAACAACTGGTCGGCGGCGGTTTTACCCAAAAAGTGCAGGGCGCGCTGGTGCAGGCTTCCGACAGCGGCATCATGCTGGTGGCGGGCAAATCGGTGCTGACGCTTGGCGCCAACGGCACGGTTTCACTGCAATGTCTGAACTTCAGCATCGATGCGCTGAGCAATGGTGAAATCAACACCGGCGGCACGCTGGATCTCAATATTACACGGCCAGAGAGCCTGCCAACTGTCGAGCCGACACCGGAACAAATTCAGGCCGCGGTAAAAGCCGCATTTAATCAAGGGACGGATAAATAA
- a CDS encoding DcrB-related protein — translation MATFTLSEGVLALPGAYQDHSINVLKFKEQGATLVITRAWDIKPGEEENFLQQQLAKVKRSMKKVVLDEVQDSDIGGLPAREVALRFENQHVTVYEKLAVARVEDHLMAFTLSRVAPFDADAEAFWTAVKSGVQPGA, via the coding sequence ATGGCGACGTTTACACTCTCTGAAGGCGTGCTGGCGTTACCGGGCGCGTATCAGGATCACAGCATCAATGTGCTGAAATTCAAAGAGCAGGGCGCAACGCTCGTCATCACCCGCGCGTGGGATATCAAACCCGGCGAGGAAGAGAATTTCCTCCAGCAGCAGTTGGCGAAAGTGAAGCGCAGCATGAAAAAGGTGGTGCTGGACGAGGTGCAGGATAGCGACATCGGCGGGCTGCCCGCCCGTGAAGTCGCGCTGCGTTTTGAAAATCAACACGTTACCGTGTATGAAAAACTCGCCGTCGCCCGCGTGGAAGATCACCTGATGGCGTTCACGCTCAGCCGTGTCGCCCCGTTTGATGCCGACGCAGAGGCGTTCTGGACGGCGGTAAAAAGCGGTGTGCAGCCGGGGGCGTAA
- a CDS encoding RHS repeat-associated core domain-containing protein: MTDYLAARIDDPLIHSSALADFVGGLVEGAIVAAIFIAATTPIGIVVAGVAVAGLMFSGALESVGNAAGKLVDSLIDPGPPDAQIISGSDNVLIMGKKAARAAGTVDRDYLNATASADESSFDWAGFGMMALAGVAATLKTALMPGEALMAIAERASKLTLDDVKQWGKNTWNDLTQPLVESASPYASPAPHDNVACKKGHMVTSSNFIAQGSKAVLINNQPAARNGHLSTCEAEIKVSENPRVRIGGDTITVRDIHSGKNQLAYLAGNLLGSAVVAIIPSLIKMGCNRLIVNRLMREIICPLGAYVASAGVMPVLAAAVNTVHPVNILTGAKILSKEEDLDFVLPDRMPLYWQRIYHSRNLSTGMLGTGWMLPFETRLYRRADNQLIFLDMTGRELGMGNVQPGDMIDYQEDGIKLFCSPNGAMVIQQNDGEHQLYEPDPTRPGEWRIQRIYDRHENVQHFSWNERGQLVRISGDNEALDVELEYDALSGRLCAVYQVYDGARHLLVSYRFNEQGQLIAVTDADGIVTRQFGWDQASEMMAWHAYATGLKVQYQWRPDANSRHWRVEAYQVLDDGGEVLERWRIDADETQRRARVSNDEGVSSEHHWDELFRITAYTDPHGGNWQFRWAGNSEQLLAMVQPDGANWEYAWDARGNLTMERDPLGRTTLTSWHPLYAFPLKEVLPDGAIWQYEYNVAGDVVKLTDPEGGVTRFEWNAQGDLLRRIDALENSHRFWWDALGQLIREEDCSGYQSRNQYDASGKLISTTDPLGNSERYIWSPAGRLQTWIRADGRETLFSYNHAGLLCGQNIDGLLERKVTLNVRGQVIEAIDPAGQVTRFRFNRAGRLVTLTNANNQQWRFDYTPEGLLTRQHDYAGRQTEYQYNAMQQVATLVRHPASGSGLSPLVTNYEYDAIGRMVARETEQHRTEYRYNALTTEIHRFPYSAWRQAMIARREPENGEVVIFRRNKLGDLVGEENHSGAYLHQYDALSNLSATTFPDGRQLQYLRYGTGHLLEMQLAVGGNTLSVASYQRDKLHRETRRTTGAVELETHYDIAGRISQRRCVDNVRQRLVFERRYQWDRADQIIRQMYTDGAPPTPADKYRQSLWGYDAAGRMTQSIQPSGEERFWYDAADNRTTADLPPVWDNLLKRLDGVRREYDGFGRMTERHDTHRGIVQRFSYDDEQRISQVIIEGDAEFSKAEYRYDALGRRTEKQVWRRHSRTPERTQYAWSGLQMVGETGDRDPEAAVQYIYTENSYEPLARVDSRQQYAEIYWYHSEINGLPQSVTDSNGDIVWRGAFSAWGRTERENDALRWDTPQNLRFQGQYLDRETGLHYNTFRYYDPTGGCYTQMDPIGLLGGLNTYTYVVDPLVWVDPLGLMSCSSDAATLRKNMTLDGMVTPGYKNAAHHIVMSNSTDPRMVALRLKMDDFDLHVNQSYNGVFLPTSSKEKILANVSSPAHSRIHTDAYKQNVYERLINAKDADEFVDGLENIRQLIMKGDFNY; this comes from the coding sequence ATGACGGATTACCTTGCAGCGCGCATTGATGACCCGCTGATCCATAGCTCCGCGCTGGCGGATTTTGTCGGCGGGTTAGTGGAAGGAGCGATTGTCGCCGCGATCTTTATTGCCGCTACCACGCCTATCGGTATCGTCGTCGCCGGTGTGGCGGTGGCTGGCTTGATGTTCAGCGGTGCGCTGGAGAGCGTGGGCAATGCAGCGGGAAAACTCGTCGATAGCCTGATAGACCCTGGGCCTCCCGATGCGCAAATTATCTCTGGCTCGGATAACGTGCTGATCATGGGTAAAAAGGCGGCGCGTGCCGCTGGTACCGTCGATCGCGATTACCTGAATGCGACCGCTTCTGCGGATGAGAGCAGCTTCGACTGGGCCGGGTTCGGCATGATGGCGCTGGCGGGCGTCGCCGCAACGCTGAAAACGGCGCTGATGCCGGGCGAAGCGCTGATGGCGATAGCTGAACGCGCCAGCAAGCTAACCCTCGACGATGTCAAACAGTGGGGCAAAAACACCTGGAACGACCTGACGCAGCCGCTGGTGGAGAGCGCCAGCCCGTATGCGTCTCCCGCGCCGCACGATAACGTGGCCTGCAAAAAAGGCCATATGGTTACCAGCAGCAACTTTATCGCCCAGGGTTCAAAAGCGGTGCTGATCAACAACCAGCCCGCTGCCCGCAATGGTCACCTCAGCACCTGCGAAGCGGAAATCAAAGTCAGCGAAAACCCGCGCGTGCGTATCGGTGGCGACACCATCACCGTGCGCGATATCCACAGCGGTAAAAACCAACTGGCTTACCTCGCGGGCAACCTGCTTGGCAGCGCGGTCGTGGCGATTATCCCCTCGCTTATCAAAATGGGCTGTAACCGGCTGATCGTAAACCGCCTGATGCGGGAAATTATCTGTCCGCTTGGCGCTTATGTCGCTTCGGCGGGGGTGATGCCGGTACTGGCGGCGGCAGTAAACACCGTGCATCCGGTCAATATCCTTACCGGCGCGAAAATCCTCAGCAAAGAAGAGGATCTCGATTTCGTGCTGCCAGACAGAATGCCGCTCTACTGGCAGCGCATTTACCACAGCCGCAACCTGTCAACCGGCATGCTCGGCACCGGCTGGATGCTGCCGTTTGAAACCCGCCTCTACCGGCGGGCGGATAATCAGCTGATCTTCCTCGATATGACTGGCCGTGAGCTGGGCATGGGAAATGTGCAGCCGGGCGACATGATCGATTACCAGGAAGATGGCATTAAGCTGTTCTGTAGCCCGAACGGGGCGATGGTCATTCAGCAAAATGACGGCGAGCACCAGTTGTACGAACCGGACCCAACGCGTCCTGGCGAGTGGCGCATTCAGCGCATTTATGACCGCCATGAAAACGTACAGCACTTTAGCTGGAACGAGCGCGGGCAACTGGTGCGCATCTCCGGCGATAACGAAGCGCTGGACGTTGAGCTGGAGTATGACGCGCTCTCCGGCCGCCTGTGTGCGGTTTATCAGGTGTACGATGGCGCGCGTCATCTGTTGGTCTCTTACCGTTTTAACGAGCAGGGGCAATTGATCGCCGTCACCGACGCCGACGGCATCGTCACCCGCCAGTTCGGCTGGGATCAGGCCAGCGAGATGATGGCCTGGCACGCCTACGCCACCGGGCTGAAAGTGCAGTACCAGTGGCGGCCCGACGCCAACTCGCGGCACTGGCGCGTTGAGGCGTACCAGGTGCTTGACGATGGGGGCGAGGTGCTGGAACGCTGGCGCATCGATGCCGACGAAACACAGCGCCGTGCGCGCGTCAGCAACGACGAAGGCGTCTCAAGCGAACATCACTGGGATGAACTGTTTCGCATCACCGCTTACACCGATCCGCACGGCGGCAACTGGCAATTTCGCTGGGCGGGCAACTCCGAACAACTGCTGGCGATGGTGCAGCCGGATGGCGCGAACTGGGAATATGCGTGGGATGCGCGTGGCAATCTGACCATGGAGCGCGATCCGCTGGGCCGCACGACGCTGACCAGCTGGCATCCGCTGTACGCCTTTCCGTTGAAAGAAGTGCTGCCCGATGGCGCAATCTGGCAATACGAATACAACGTTGCGGGCGATGTGGTGAAGCTGACCGACCCGGAAGGCGGCGTAACGCGCTTTGAGTGGAACGCGCAGGGCGATTTGCTGCGGCGCATTGATGCGCTGGAGAACAGCCACCGTTTCTGGTGGGACGCGCTCGGCCAGCTTATCCGTGAAGAGGATTGTTCCGGTTACCAGAGCCGTAACCAGTACGACGCTTCCGGCAAACTGATTAGCACCACCGATCCGCTCGGCAACAGCGAACGCTATATCTGGAGCCCGGCAGGCCGTCTGCAAACCTGGATCCGCGCCGACGGGCGAGAAACCCTGTTCAGCTATAACCACGCCGGGCTGCTGTGCGGGCAGAACATTGATGGCCTGCTGGAGCGTAAAGTGACGCTCAATGTGCGCGGCCAGGTGATTGAGGCTATCGATCCCGCCGGGCAGGTGACGCGTTTTCGCTTCAACCGTGCGGGCCGCCTGGTGACGCTGACCAACGCTAACAACCAGCAATGGCGCTTTGACTATACGCCTGAAGGCTTGCTGACCCGCCAGCACGATTACGCCGGTCGGCAGACGGAGTATCAGTACAATGCCATGCAGCAGGTGGCGACGCTGGTGCGTCATCCCGCCAGCGGTAGCGGTTTGTCGCCGCTGGTGACGAATTATGAGTACGATGCGATCGGCCGCATGGTGGCGCGGGAAACCGAGCAACACCGCACCGAGTATCGCTACAACGCCCTGACCACTGAAATTCACCGTTTCCCGTACAGCGCGTGGCGGCAGGCGATGATTGCCCGGCGCGAGCCAGAAAATGGCGAGGTGGTGATTTTCCGCCGCAATAAACTCGGCGATCTGGTGGGGGAAGAGAACCATTCCGGCGCGTATCTGCATCAGTACGATGCGTTAAGCAACCTCAGCGCGACCACTTTCCCGGACGGGCGGCAGTTGCAGTATCTGCGCTACGGTACCGGACATTTGTTGGAGATGCAGCTTGCCGTTGGCGGGAATACGCTGTCGGTTGCCAGTTACCAGCGCGACAAATTGCACCGGGAAACCCGCCGCACCACGGGGGCGGTGGAGCTGGAAACGCACTACGACATCGCCGGGCGCATCAGCCAGCGGCGCTGCGTTGATAATGTGCGCCAGCGGCTGGTGTTTGAGCGCCGCTACCAGTGGGATCGGGCCGATCAGATCATCCGCCAGATGTACACCGATGGCGCGCCGCCGACGCCTGCGGATAAATATCGCCAGTCTCTGTGGGGATACGATGCGGCAGGACGCATGACGCAGAGCATTCAGCCTTCCGGAGAAGAGCGTTTCTGGTATGACGCGGCAGACAACCGCACAACAGCGGATTTGCCGCCGGTCTGGGACAACCTGTTAAAACGCCTCGACGGCGTGCGCCGTGAATATGACGGCTTCGGGCGCATGACGGAACGCCACGATACGCATCGCGGTATCGTGCAGCGCTTCAGTTATGACGATGAGCAGCGCATCAGCCAGGTCATCATTGAAGGCGACGCGGAGTTCAGCAAAGCGGAATACCGTTACGACGCGCTGGGCCGCCGCACGGAGAAGCAGGTGTGGCGACGCCACAGCCGCACGCCGGAACGCACGCAGTACGCATGGTCCGGGCTGCAAATGGTGGGCGAAACTGGCGACCGCGACCCGGAAGCCGCCGTGCAGTATATCTACACTGAAAACAGCTACGAGCCGCTGGCGCGCGTCGACAGCCGCCAGCAGTATGCAGAAATTTACTGGTATCACAGCGAAATCAACGGGTTGCCGCAATCGGTCACCGACAGTAACGGCGATATTGTCTGGCGCGGCGCGTTCAGCGCATGGGGACGCACGGAGCGGGAAAACGACGCGCTGAGGTGGGACACCCCACAAAACCTGCGCTTCCAGGGACAGTACCTCGATCGCGAAACCGGGCTGCACTACAACACGTTTCGCTACTATGACCCGACCGGCGGCTGCTACACCCAGATGGACCCGATAGGGTTGCTGGGTGGGTTGAATACGTATACCTATGTGGTTGACCCGCTGGTGTGGGTGGATCCGCTGGGGTTGATGAGTTGTTCGAGTGATGCGGCCACATTAAGGAAAAATATGACGCTGGATGGTATGGTTACGCCTGGATATAAAAATGCTGCTCATCATATTGTTATGTCTAATTCAACTGACCCACGCATGGTTGCTTTGCGTCTAAAAATGGATGACTTTGATTTACATGTAAACCAATCTTATAACGGCGTCTTTTTACCAACGAGTTCTAAAGAGAAGATACTCGCGAATGTAAGTAGTCCAGCCCATAGCAGAATTCATACTGATGCCTATAAGCAAAATGTTTATGAAAGATTGATCAATGCAAAAGATGCCGATGAGTTTGTCGATGGCCTGGAAAATATCCGTCAATTAATTATGAAGGGCGATTTTAATTATTAG